The following is a genomic window from Desulfobotulus pelophilus.
CATGGCGGGCCGTGATGGTACGGGCCTGTTTACCATGGCGGCACTGGCCTGCATTCATCATAAAAGTGGCGGTCATCCCAGAAAAATTATCCATCTTTGTCATCATACCCTTCTTTTACTTCTGATTCAGAACAGGGAAAAGGCGGGCTGGTCTACGGTGCGTCAGGCAGCCTCCCGCCTGCCATTGCAGGAGAAAGACCATTCCGCAAGCTCCTGGCTGGGTGGCAGGATGGCTTTTTTTCTTTTAATTTGCCTCAATCTGATGCTGATTCTGGGACTGGGATACGGCCTGTTTCAAAAGGACGTGCCGCACAAGGAGCTGGCAGACAATGGGCAGGCCGTTGGGTTGCAGGCTGGGCCTGCGGTTTTGCCTCCCCAGCAACGGATACCTGCCGCACCGGATTCCCTTGAGAATATGGGATGGAATGAAGGGAATATTTCTCCGGTTGTTCTTGGCCAAGTTACGGTGCGCAGCGGAGACCGGTACGGAGATATGGTGCGAAGAGTTTACGGAAAGGCAACGCCAGAGCTGATGGAAGCGGTTGCAGGGATGAACCCCCATATTCGGGATTATAACCGCATTTACCCCGGAAACAGAATTCATTTTCCAGCCATCCCCCTAGAGCTTACCCCCCGGTATCCCGTGGTGGCTTTTGGGGAAATACGGGATCTGACAGCGGCTTTAGAGAAAATGCAGACGATGGCAGGGAATATTCCCCTGCGGCTGGTTGCCTTCGGGCAAAAGGGGCAACCCCCTTTGTTCCGGCTTGTACCCGATGCCTGTCTGAAGGACGGAGCTGCATTGGGAGTCTGGCAGGCCAAACTCAGGCAGGCGGCCACTCCGGGTGAGGATATTCTGATTACAATCTGGGAAGATGACCTTATTTTTTATACGGACCCGGAAGCGGCCTGTATCCCGTGAAACACGAAAAGGAAATGGTGATGAAGCGTAAAAGGCTGG
Proteins encoded in this region:
- a CDS encoding AAA family ATPase encodes the protein MGYFHLLNLKREPFSNAPDPGFFYLARPHRDCLQQIEMSLRLRRGLTLVVGDVGAGKTTLCRHMYASFAEEPGILMVFVPDPAFRDVRAFLSHVASGLGLSKEGTVADLREAICSFLLEEASGKDRIPLVLIDEAQKVSLDIIEILREFLNFETNQRKLLQIVLVGQPELIRENRPPENFMDRVHLCHYLKPLRFRDTRELIHHRLSMAGRDGTGLFTMAALACIHHKSGGHPRKIIHLCHHTLLLLLIQNREKAGWSTVRQAASRLPLQEKDHSASSWLGGRMAFFLLICLNLMLILGLGYGLFQKDVPHKELADNGQAVGLQAGPAVLPPQQRIPAAPDSLENMGWNEGNISPVVLGQVTVRSGDRYGDMVRRVYGKATPELMEAVAGMNPHIRDYNRIYPGNRIHFPAIPLELTPRYPVVAFGEIRDLTAALEKMQTMAGNIPLRLVAFGQKGQPPLFRLVPDACLKDGAALGVWQAKLRQAATPGEDILITIWEDDLIFYTDPEAACIP